In Rhizophagus irregularis chromosome 7, complete sequence, a single genomic region encodes these proteins:
- a CDS encoding uncharacterized protein (SECRETED:cutsite_AYA-EL; SECRETED:prob_0.7705); SECRETED:SignalP(1-22), translating into MKFLKCVIVFWSLEFDLQPAYAELFSYRKYTRESAKFESRDESVANHSKLKKLEVIAISKEIGRFPVQVATNWLQQKAAPKVGTNLKKILNHLN; encoded by the exons ATGAAG TTCCTTAAATGCGTTATAGTTTTTTGGTCATTAGAATTTGACTTACAACCTGCTTATGCCGAACTT TTTTCTTACCGAAAATACACGAGAGAATCAGCAAAATTTGAAAGTCGCGATGAATCAGTTGCAAATCATTCAAAGTTGAAAAAATTGGAAGTCATTGCCATTTCAAAAGAGATTGGTAGATTTCCTGTTCAG GTTGCTACGAATTGGCTCCAACAAAAAGCTGCTCCTAAAGTTGGTACTAACTTGAAGAAAATCTTAAATCACTTAAATTAA